A stretch of the Comamonas testosteroni TK102 genome encodes the following:
- a CDS encoding fumarylacetoacetate hydrolase family protein, translating into MDLFAAKSGDQTTGLGPWIVTRDEFAHEGKLSLRLLLRVNGEIRQDGDTAEMTWDVAELVKFVDERSRFESGDVMFTGSPAGTGQGSGKFLKPGDVVEAEIPGIGLLRNIVTVAQ; encoded by the coding sequence ATGGATCTGTTTGCGGCCAAGAGCGGCGACCAGACCACGGGCCTCGGCCCCTGGATCGTGACGCGCGATGAATTTGCGCACGAGGGCAAGCTGTCGCTGCGTCTGCTGCTGCGCGTGAATGGGGAAATTCGCCAGGACGGCGACACGGCCGAGATGACCTGGGATGTCGCGGAGCTGGTGAAGTTCGTGGACGAGCGTTCGCGCTTCGAGAGCGGCGATGTCATGTTCACAGGCTCACCGGCTGGCACGGGGCAGGGTTCTGGCAAGTTTCTCAAGCCCGGTGATGTGGTGGAAGCCGAGATTCCGGGCATCGGTCTGCTGCGCAACATCGTCACGGTGGCCCAATAA
- a CDS encoding fumarylacetoacetate hydrolase family protein, protein MKFARCSDGGAPFWALVDTERGELRPIEGGVPDWGPAITRGEGASALRFSGAARAIDSVRLLPPVEKTNRVVVAGANYAKHLAADFGIKSHNQPIAFLKAYGALIGAHDALRYPPLTQELDHEVELVAVIGDVVNRGDPISSVLGYTVGNDVSSRDLQRSGPPRCRNGSVCGQERRPDHGPRPLDRDAR, encoded by the coding sequence ATGAAGTTCGCACGCTGCTCCGATGGCGGGGCGCCGTTTTGGGCGCTGGTGGATACCGAGCGCGGCGAGCTGCGCCCGATTGAGGGTGGAGTTCCTGATTGGGGGCCGGCAATCACGCGCGGAGAAGGGGCTTCCGCACTGCGGTTCAGCGGCGCGGCGCGGGCTATCGATTCGGTGAGGCTTTTGCCTCCGGTCGAAAAAACCAACCGGGTGGTGGTGGCTGGGGCCAACTATGCCAAACATCTTGCGGCCGACTTCGGCATCAAGAGCCATAACCAGCCCATTGCCTTCTTGAAGGCCTACGGCGCGCTCATCGGGGCCCACGATGCATTGCGCTATCCGCCCTTGACCCAGGAGCTGGACCACGAGGTGGAACTCGTGGCGGTGATCGGCGACGTGGTTAACCGCGGTGATCCGATCTCCAGCGTGCTGGGCTACACCGTGGGCAACGACGTGAGCTCACGCGATCTGCAGCGCAGTGGCCCCCCCCGGTGTCGGAATGGATCTGTTTGCGGCCAAGAGCGGCGACCAGACCACGGGCCTCGGCCCCTGGATCGTGACGCGCGATGA
- a CDS encoding amidohydrolase family protein, with the protein MLIDLHAHAPLPGYYNQHPFWGPFFERHPDGDVKLRVGHWVLRLGSPERKAAVRAGKGPSVEEYMARWADPKSRLNGMDAAGQNAQVLSVPSHCYMYWADPEFSVRFATKVNDILADYCSAAPDRLMFWAHAPLNAPHDAAKEIRRACTELGAKGLVAGGANFGGLEADSPQLDVVWKTMCDLDLPIFIHGYNQSVTWGMQADHDQYETTAIVGMNYDETRFFWYLINGGVLDRFPNLKVYITHGGGYIPYQLGRLAQTNRNLDVAFNKKPVEEYLKNFWFDVELHEVPMRQALVDIIGADRVLYGSNFGGSDAVRHDLTDGLRLSDDDLQKIRWKNACELLHLDPAKLGKPAVKAAA; encoded by the coding sequence ATGCTGATCGACCTCCACGCCCATGCCCCGCTACCGGGGTACTACAACCAGCATCCGTTTTGGGGGCCGTTCTTTGAACGCCACCCGGATGGCGACGTCAAGCTTCGCGTTGGCCACTGGGTGCTGCGCCTGGGTTCGCCCGAACGCAAGGCCGCAGTCCGCGCTGGAAAAGGGCCGAGCGTCGAGGAATACATGGCCCGCTGGGCGGATCCGAAGAGCCGCCTCAATGGCATGGATGCCGCGGGGCAGAATGCGCAGGTGCTGTCGGTGCCTTCGCACTGCTACATGTACTGGGCCGATCCCGAGTTCTCGGTGCGCTTCGCCACCAAGGTCAACGACATCCTGGCCGACTACTGCTCGGCAGCGCCGGATCGCCTGATGTTCTGGGCTCATGCGCCGCTGAATGCGCCGCACGATGCGGCGAAGGAAATCCGCCGCGCCTGTACCGAGCTCGGCGCCAAGGGACTGGTCGCTGGCGGGGCGAACTTCGGCGGGCTGGAGGCGGATTCTCCGCAGCTTGATGTCGTCTGGAAAACGATGTGCGACCTCGATCTGCCGATCTTCATCCACGGCTACAACCAGTCGGTCACCTGGGGCATGCAGGCCGATCATGACCAGTACGAAACCACGGCCATCGTCGGCATGAACTACGACGAAACGCGCTTTTTCTGGTACCTGATCAATGGCGGCGTTCTGGATCGCTTCCCAAACCTCAAGGTCTACATCACCCATGGTGGCGGGTATATCCCGTACCAGCTCGGTCGCCTGGCTCAAACCAACCGCAATCTCGACGTCGCGTTCAACAAGAAGCCGGTCGAGGAGTATCTGAAGAACTTCTGGTTCGACGTGGAACTGCACGAGGTACCAATGCGCCAGGCGCTGGTCGACATCATCGGTGCCGATCGCGTTCTGTATGGCAGCAACTTCGGCGGCAGCGATGCCGTTCGCCACGATCTGACCGATGGCCTGCGGCTGTCGGACGACGATCTGCAGAAGATTCGCTGGAAGAATGCGTGCGAGCTGCTGCACCTGGATCCGGCCAAGCTGGGCAAGCCCGCAGTGAAGGCTGCCGCATGA
- a CDS encoding TetR/AcrR family transcriptional regulator, with product MEMTLKRKNKQVAVAQETVGKPRRRAVDRGVAAPVVTRPPETLSVVEKKSQVVAETGAVGVRRGRSNRRSEQTIANILMVTENIVLQSGAERISILDVCREAGIARGTFYRYFASQDELLDAFARHKREQFHISLAEAVLPYQDPDERFAALIRYLDHYLEHGRARRLLVAAPEYAFGFFRRIFHDSVVRFQDVLGIVFDSWEMRFGIKLDRELVCELVIRYVLSELLVPGDADRKTLPRRIGRMVESLATGAPPRARR from the coding sequence ATGGAAATGACCCTCAAAAGAAAGAACAAACAAGTCGCAGTCGCACAGGAAACCGTTGGCAAGCCCCGTCGTAGGGCCGTGGATCGTGGCGTTGCAGCGCCTGTTGTGACGCGACCCCCCGAGACTCTCTCCGTGGTGGAGAAGAAGAGTCAGGTGGTTGCAGAGACGGGGGCGGTTGGCGTGCGCCGCGGGCGTAGCAATCGACGGTCCGAACAAACGATCGCGAACATCCTAATGGTCACCGAGAACATCGTGCTGCAATCTGGCGCTGAGCGGATCTCAATACTCGATGTCTGCCGAGAGGCTGGTATTGCTCGGGGAACGTTTTATCGCTATTTCGCGTCTCAGGATGAACTGCTGGATGCGTTTGCTCGTCATAAACGCGAGCAATTCCATATTTCGCTGGCAGAGGCCGTCCTGCCCTACCAAGATCCCGATGAGCGTTTCGCTGCGCTGATTCGCTATCTGGATCACTACCTGGAGCACGGCCGTGCGCGTCGGCTACTGGTCGCTGCACCAGAATATGCCTTCGGCTTCTTTCGTCGCATCTTCCACGATTCAGTGGTCAGGTTTCAGGATGTTCTGGGGATTGTTTTTGATAGCTGGGAGATGCGTTTTGGCATCAAGCTGGACCGAGAGCTTGTCTGTGAGCTTGTGATTCGTTATGTGCTCAGCGAACTGTTGGTGCCGGGCGATGCTGATCGCAAGACGCTGCCCCGGCGCATTGGACGGATGGTGGAATCCTTGGCTACGGGCGCGCCACCCCGCGCAAGACGGTGA
- a CDS encoding SDR family NAD(P)-dependent oxidoreductase produces the protein MNDKKNFVQNKRNSMGLLKDKVALITGAGGGIGRGIARCYAREGAAVLIAELDPVTGAEAEAELRQMGARALFVPTDVLRKESVEAAIQATADSFGGLDILINNAFVPSENVLLEHKTDAMLERTLTSTVWASWWAMRAALPHMRARGGGCIINFTSIDVDIGAWQHADYNTGKSGVVGLTRSAAAEWGRFNITCNAIAPTAMGATFHKLAAEIPGFAERSAAARPMGRSGDPELDIGPVAVFLGSEMARFVTGITMHVDGGLHLPGYNSRPAHVPVREY, from the coding sequence ATGAACGATAAAAAGAATTTTGTTCAAAATAAAAGGAATTCAATGGGCTTGCTGAAAGACAAGGTGGCGCTGATCACCGGAGCCGGCGGTGGTATCGGACGCGGCATTGCACGCTGCTATGCGCGAGAAGGCGCTGCAGTATTGATTGCCGAACTTGATCCCGTGACCGGCGCCGAGGCCGAGGCCGAACTCCGGCAGATGGGCGCACGCGCCTTGTTCGTGCCTACCGATGTGCTCCGCAAGGAAAGCGTGGAAGCCGCCATTCAGGCTACTGCGGACAGCTTTGGCGGGCTCGACATTCTCATCAACAATGCCTTCGTCCCATCCGAGAACGTGTTGCTGGAGCACAAGACGGATGCGATGCTGGAGCGTACGCTGACGTCGACGGTCTGGGCATCCTGGTGGGCCATGCGCGCTGCCTTGCCGCATATGCGTGCGCGCGGCGGTGGGTGCATCATCAATTTCACGTCGATCGACGTGGATATCGGTGCCTGGCAGCATGCCGACTACAACACGGGAAAATCCGGTGTCGTCGGACTGACGCGCAGCGCGGCGGCCGAATGGGGCCGGTTTAACATCACTTGCAACGCCATTGCGCCGACAGCCATGGGAGCGACATTCCATAAACTGGCCGCTGAAATCCCCGGTTTCGCTGAGCGCTCGGCAGCCGCTCGGCCAATGGGGCGTTCTGGTGATCCGGAACTGGATATCGGACCCGTGGCCGTCTTTCTGGGCTCGGAGATGGCACGGTTCGTGACAGGAATCACCATGCACGTGGATGGTGGGCTGCATTTGCCGGGCTACAACTCGCGCCCGGCCCATGTGCCAGTGCGCGAATATTGA
- a CDS encoding DUF2889 domain-containing protein, protein MPVFRRRILIKTEPVGAGFRCRAALEDDFHHFRVELVVQDGLIASVRGDAPRHPYSLCPSAAVQLQLLVGTPPATSAHTVMRQVDSSEQCTHMLELSGLAAAAASRALPQRSYDIEVPLRVEGRTRATLDRDGIRLLTWDIQDLDIIGPLPYEGIGLRQGMARWAFTHLTEDMAEAALVLRRCAVISMGKNQPLDAQRHARATGACYAQQPGRASLALRQVGSTWDFTWQSGQLCRDDQEWLAFKT, encoded by the coding sequence ATGCCTGTATTCCGACGCCGCATTCTGATCAAAACCGAACCCGTGGGAGCCGGCTTTCGCTGCCGGGCCGCACTGGAGGATGATTTTCATCATTTCCGGGTCGAACTTGTTGTTCAGGATGGGCTTATCGCCTCCGTGCGTGGCGACGCACCTCGTCACCCTTACAGCCTGTGCCCTTCGGCAGCGGTCCAACTCCAACTGCTGGTCGGAACACCCCCTGCAACAAGCGCCCACACCGTGATGCGCCAAGTCGACTCCAGCGAGCAATGCACCCATATGCTGGAGCTCAGCGGCTTGGCTGCGGCCGCCGCGTCCCGCGCCCTGCCTCAACGCAGCTATGACATAGAAGTGCCATTGAGAGTCGAAGGGCGCACACGCGCGACCCTTGACCGTGACGGCATCCGGCTGCTGACCTGGGATATTCAGGACCTGGACATCATAGGCCCCCTCCCCTATGAAGGGATCGGATTGCGCCAGGGTATGGCGCGCTGGGCATTTACCCACCTGACCGAAGACATGGCTGAAGCTGCACTGGTGTTGCGGCGATGCGCAGTGATTTCCATGGGAAAAAATCAGCCACTTGATGCACAGCGCCATGCCAGAGCGACCGGGGCCTGCTACGCGCAGCAGCCAGGAAGAGCCTCTCTGGCTTTACGCCAAGTTGGTTCTACCTGGGACTTCACGTGGCAATCAGGCCAGCTATGCCGCGATGACCAAGAGTGGCTCGCATTCAAGACTTAA
- a CDS encoding 3-phenylpropionate/cinnamic acid dioxygenase subunit beta: protein MSEAQGALVPIGSPVYNQILQFLYVEARLLDEIRLKEWGALLAQDLIYSAPLRETRPVNQQAASIVRTMQHYHDDWRSVMGRIVRLTGTKSAWAEDPPSRTRRLVTNVLVEETDKPHEYSVRSYLLVTRSRFNFDEYDLISAERRDVLRADGEGFKLVKREILLDQAVLGTPNLAIFL, encoded by the coding sequence CAACCAGATCCTTCAGTTCTTGTACGTCGAGGCGCGTTTGCTCGACGAAATCCGCCTCAAGGAATGGGGCGCCCTGCTAGCGCAAGACCTAATCTACTCCGCTCCCTTGAGGGAAACGAGGCCGGTCAATCAGCAGGCGGCATCGATAGTGCGCACCATGCAGCACTACCACGATGATTGGCGTTCTGTGATGGGGCGCATCGTGCGCCTGACCGGCACTAAGAGCGCCTGGGCGGAGGACCCGCCATCGCGCACACGGCGGCTTGTGACTAATGTCCTCGTCGAGGAGACGGACAAGCCCCATGAATACAGTGTGCGCAGCTATCTGCTGGTGACGCGTAGCCGGTTCAACTTCGATGAGTATGACCTCATCAGCGCGGAGCGCAGGGACGTTCTGCGGGCCGATGGCGAGGGGTTCAAGTTGGTCAAGCGCGAAATTCTGCTGGATCAGGCAGTGCTGGGTACGCCGAATCTTGCCATCTTCCTTTGA